The Monodelphis domestica isolate mMonDom1 chromosome 5, mMonDom1.pri, whole genome shotgun sequence DNA segment cttcactttgcatcagttcataggaatcttttaaggttttttaatcatcctgtttatcatttttttttaaacccataccttccatgttggagtcaatactgtgtattggctccaaggcagaagagtggtaagggctaggcaatgggggtcaagtgacttgcccagggtcacacaactgggaagtgtctgaggttagatttgaacctactgtttatcattttttattgagCAACAGTATTACATTACAGCCGTATACCACAAGAacttctccagttgatggacattccctcagtttcaaattctttgccgcCACAAAAAGGGCTCCTATAaatatgtttttgtacaagtaggtccttttcccctttctttgagcTCTTTGAAATAAAGGCCTGGTAATGGTATCACTGGGacaaagagtatgcacaatttttTAGTCCTTTAAGCATGGTTCCAGAtagttcttcagaatggttggatcagtttgtaACTCTATCAACAGTGTCCTGATTTTCCcgtatcccctccaacatttataattttcctttttttgtcatattagtcaatataATAGGAATAAGGTGGTATCTcacagttttaatttgcatttctccaatcagtagtggtttggagcattttttcatatgactacagTTTTAATTCATctaagaactgcctattcatatcttttgaccattttagATATAGTACTTCTAATATGGTCTGAACACATCTGGTATAATACAATGTAATTTTCACCTTATTGTGGTAGGccacttcctttatattttttggtAGTCTTTGATCTCATTGATGCAAAATCCTTGATGAGGAGGCATCCTTTCCTAATGCAAATGAGCAACTGTTTCTGTAACTTAAAATCTCATAGAATTGTCTGAGACACTGAAGTAGAATTAGAATTTCGTCCCTTTATTTAAAAACAGTCTTGGGACAAATGACCCATGGGATTAACCAGGCTGCTAGGAATGGGAAAGCATGATACAGAAAGATAAGAACTCCTTCACTATAACATGCTGCTTCATTACACACTTATACTCCCATCACTGATAGGAGGTAGCTTTTTTGAGTTATTCTGTTTTTCAACTGGTCTGTTAGGACTCAGTCTTTTGATCACTGTTGGAATTTTGAATCCATTAAAACTGAAACTACCTTCATTGGATTATTGGAACCTGAACTCAAAGTTTACTAATTGGAACTTGGATCTGGACATTCTACCCCCATTTGATGAGATAGGCCTTGTGAGAGAGAAAGGGTAGTGATTGAACCTTCCCAAGGCCCTTTTTACTCCTAGATGTAATGATCAGGGTAAATAAAGTCAGGAGGAATAGGGCAGCCTTGCTTGGGTTGGAATTGAGAGAACAATATTTTAGGGGTTGATTTCAAGGGCTAATGGGGGACATGGGATCTAGGAATTTTTGAAACCCTATCAAAAAGAGATGGATTCTTTGGAGAATGGGGGTGGTAACTGAGGGAAGAATCCATTTGTAGTAGTAAAAGGATAAATCAGAGCCTTTGCCTCAAGATTAGAGGTACGGCTGAATTGTTTTGAATAGCTTTTATTGATTCTTTATCTTTTTACATTGTCACTGTTTCAGTTTaaacctcctcttccttcccagcATACATGCAGTGaaccctcccttgtaacaaagaaaaataaagaaaaccagaCTATGAGCAACTATGTTTGATAGTATTCAATATCATTTCAAACCCAGTCTCTTctcagggaaagaagagaaatattttattttattttcccttgggAAATGGGAGGGGTGTATGGTGGTGAGCCACAGAAGCAATATTTGTCATTAGATTTTCAGTGTTTGGCTGTTTTGGCATAGTTTCAATTTACTTTATCATTTGTATGTATTGAttttttgggcagctaggtggtgcagtgagtGGAgtgtgctgagcctggagtcaggcctcagatgcttactagatgtatgaccctgggcaagacacttaaacttgtttgtcccaatgagctggaaaaggagatggcaaacaactccagtatctttgccaagagcaCCCCAGATAGGGTcacagaattggacatgactgaaaacaattgaacaacaagcaatatattgttttcttggttcttacTTTGTACTCTGTATCACTTTATATTAGTCTAAagttgtttctctgaattcctcatattgtttttttgtgataaaatatttttgtgcttaTAGTCCACAATTTGTTGAACTATTTCCCCAGTAAATGAGTACccactttgttttcagtttttgtaaCCACCAATAGTGTTGCTATGATTGTTTTTGTGTATTTGAGagatatttgtcttttttttttcctcctggcaCTATACTCTCATTATTTGGACTCTCTGAGCCAGAGGTTTATGAATAACTTGAGAGTTTTTTTATATAATTCCACATTGTTTTCCTGAATTATTGGACTAGTTTATAGGTCTGCCAGTGATGTATTATTGTGTCTGTCTTCCCCATTGGTCCTTCAGTACtgactatttccatcttttgttaaatgatttgttgAGTATGAGATAAAGCtgcagaattgttttcatttgcatttctgttattaatagtgatttggaccaTGTTTTTGCATTCTTGTTGACAGTTTGtgattcttttgaaaacttgATATCTTTTCACCACTTAACTATTGGAGAATGGCACTTTTTCTCAAGATACTttgtgatgatgaagatgatagctactaacatttacaaagtgttttaaaggtttgcaaagcctcTTACAGACatcttatttttatgaaatatttaatacaaTGAATTTCCCCATTGATATCTTCCCTTCTTATTCATGATCATTGTTTCACAATACAGAACCATTTGGTGTATCTATCACTGATTGGTGTTAAAACAGatttctgtattttaattttaaaattaattttaaatctaaatgaacaatttaaaattttaataattaaaaaattttaaatctaaatGAACCCACGAACACAAATGTAATCCACCCCCAAACCCATACAGCTCCATCTATATCCAAGCTCACCTTCCATATGGAACACCTATCTAAACAAACAATTGCTAAACTTATTTGATAGGATATCTGGCGTTGTCTAGGcaatatcttttttaaacccaCTATTTCTTCCAATTGTGGATGATTAGGTCAGTCTCACATTACTGTGAGTTTATTTGAAGTTTTGTGCTGTTTTCCAGGGGATGATGCAAATAGTAAGATCATAGTTCTCTAAATAGAATCTGTATTTGGATAGACTTGCAATTGATAAGGAATCCTTTGTTCAGAATTTAATAGTACCTTCTTTATGATGTTTTGTTTGCCATTAGTAATAATTGAACATAATGTCTAGTTAAATCTGccatgaaatcttttttttttttaaaacaatatcttatttggtcatttcaaaacattattcattggagacaaagatgttttcttttcctccccccaccccctgtagccgatgcacgattccactgggtttcacatgttcttgatttgaactcattttcatgttgttggtatttgcattagagtgttcatttagagtctctcctcagacaagTCCCCTTATCccctgaagtcaagcagttgcttttcctcggtgtttttactcccacagtttgtcctctgcttgtggataatgttttttctcctaggtccctgcagattgttcagggacattgtattgacactaatggagaagtccattacgttcgattgtaccacagtgtatcagtctctgtgtacgatgttttcctggttctgctcctttcactctgcatcacttcctggaggttgttccagtctcaatggaattcctccactttattattccttttagcacaataatattccatcaccaacatataccacaatttgttcagccattctccaattgaagggcatcccctcattttctaatttttctgccATGAAATCTTACATCATTTTGATATGTGCTTCCTAGATATGCAACTGAGGATATCTTTcaagtcttgttttttttttttaagttaaattcttCTTAAATCATTGAATAGTAGCCAGGAATGGTGCCCATCTATAATTGTTGCTACTGGAGTAGGCCGATGGATCCCCTTaagttcaggagttctgagctgcaataTGGCTAATGCTAATGGTGTATCTATGCTAAGTCCAGCACCGACATGGTGAGCCTTTGAGAGTGGCAAACCACCAGGTTGCTGAAGGAGAAGCAAACTGGCACAGGTTGTAGATGGAGCAGACAGAAGTTTCCATAACAATTGATTTTGGATCAAGCTTGTTTAGTGATTGCTCTGCGTCTTCCATCTTACACTGGTTGAGGAGACCCAGGCTCCAGAGAAGAAAAATCAGTGAATAATAAATAGCGGTGTATTAATATATTCTTTGTACCTTTGAGTCAGTATAGATGACTGTGAAGTTGTGGTCTATTGTAGAAAATTGTCTACAAAAATATCTCTCTTATGTTTTTTGTTGAGGTTACTATTGATGTGAACATGGACCATTTGACTATTTGCATAAATGAGGTTCTAGTTACTGCTGTCTTCTcaatccctttccttccctccctccttttttatttaataaaatcaagCTCTTATAATTCTTTCTATCTTAAGGaatcttctctcttttgattATCTTGCTAAATTGGTCCTTTAgtgctttaaaattgttttctgatagTACAGATTTCTTCTGTATGTAATTGGCCAATTCCAATAGCTCCAACTTCTGTTTTAAGTACAATTGCTGCTTCTTCACAAAGTTAATTGTATATAAAGCCTGAATATGATGGTTTCATATCTTTTTCATGAGAATGATATGCCCTCACAAACCCTCACAAATCtgctattttatttctgtttgatTTCCATCTGGTTTTATCTGCAAATTCATTCAGAATGAGCTGGCTTaatctggatctcagtttctttgttggattgtttttgttttcttaacaGCTTTTCACTATTTTTGAGGTAATACTGCTGGTAATCTTCTAACATTTTCCCATAGTGGTCTTGTACTCAACTGGTATTGCCTTTGGTTGCCATATGTGTCAACTTGCCAATGAAGTAGTGTTTGCTGGTTGAGGTGATATCtgggcttttttttccttttcacttcttTGCTGTGATGACTGTTTTACAAGAATTAAACTTCTtaaaaaatgggattaataacTTCTATGAAGATGGAGGAGTAAAAGACCAATGAAGAAACTGTCATATTTCAAGAGAagaattttaggggaaaaaaaatccaagacttgAACAAATCAGAAAAGAGCTTCTAATGTAATGATAATGGATTTAAGAGTAGAGACATAAACACCAGACACAAACACATATAGAACACAAAACCAGAAGCATAAAAGTCAGGACACTGGATGTTAAAATTGGACATAGtgaaggaatttaagaaagaaatgaatttaagaaaaatgcCATGGGACAAAAAGGAACTACATATGTCTTGGTGTTATCTTTCCTGAGTTTTCTGAAACAGCTTAGAAATATCTGAAGAAAAGGTAAAAATCGAATTATTTCCCTGGAGAATAGAactgaagaaacagaaaaagaaacacgatcaaaaatttaacaattggacAAAGATTGAGAACAGTAGGATAAGTTGAATCTGGAGGACAGAACGAGGagacagaattttagaattgtcAGATTTTCtggaaacagaagaagaaaagaaaataagttgaCACATCCTGGGATATAGTAGAGGGAAAATTGAGTAtattgaaaaaggaaagattatAAATCAACAGAAGGGTTAAAACCAAGTCCAGTTTACCTAGATACATCATTGTCAAGCTTCAAGACTGCCAAGATAAGAAGATGATTTTGCAAAGACTAAGAAACTAGAAAACTAAGAAAAGTATCTCTTAGAAGAAAACATCAATTTGAAttatataagatttttttctacCAAAGAGAAAGGACAGACTCTCGAacattttatttatgaaaattaaaaatttatgaaATTTAATTCCCAAACCAGCTTAGTTTTCCATTTATGCCAAGTTTCTAATACAGTCTTTTTGAAGACAAAAAGATGGTCATTATGAATCTACAGGAATTTCAAGGATTTGTGGAGGAGAGAGCCAGTCTTAAGTCAGCTTTCCAACAAGAAGGCAGATCATCATCAAGGTATGAAAACCAAAGTGAATTTTACAATTTAACTCAATACAGGGAGATAACAAGCCATAGAATGATGTAAACAATTAAGTTTTAAgggtgagggagaagggaggagggaagaaaagaaattaactaAGCATCAAAGGTGAAGAAATTGAAAGTGAACAGCAAAGAGAACAGGAGgaatggaaaaaagggaaagcaGACTTGATTAATACCCATTTTGAACAGGAGGGATAGGAAATTTGAATGTTTAGAAAACGAATAGTGGAATTTAGAGTGTCTTATTTATTTAGTGATTGCTATGATTAAGGTTGGAGTAGGATTAGTAACAGTGAAGAAAGGACAATTTTATCCTTTtaccaaaatgaacaaaaaagtatGCTTTTGCAGCCAATCCAAATTTCAGATGAGGTTGGGCTAGAAATGGTGATAGATAATTTAAGCCGACTTTATGTGTTTTGGAGTTTATAGGATTTGTAGGAGTTGCTATAGTTGTACACAGCCTCTATACTTCTTATTTGGTGCCTGGTCTATCCAGTTATCTTATTACAGACAGCTAATTTGATGTGTTTTGTTTCCTGTCAAGAAATGGTACATTAAAATTTTCAATCTTTCCTGTTGCCCCATTTAGTGTCTTCCTGCTCTTCTGAATGACTGTACTTAGGGTTTATATGAGGATTCTTGGGAGTCTACTTTTCACTTTGGCTTTTGATTTCTTGATCCTGAGCCTTATTAGCCAGTGTAGTTTTCACTCTCTCTCCCATTTGTGTATTGAAGTTGTTAAATTTCCAAGTATATGTTGACTTAGCCTGAAGAATGTCAAGTTCTTTAGTAGAATTTCTCTACTTTCTGTAGTAGATATTGAGACATGAGCTAGTTATCTTTTAGTAcatttgcttatatttattttaaatgctaATAGATGAGATGATAGTATCTTTTGAAATGAAAGTTTTTTGAGTACACAATGAAACCAACACATCTAGCTTCTTTATTCATTGTCTCTAAAAGTCGAATTTGTAAGCTGTTTTTCCTTTAGGTATGACCTCTTTTATCCTATTGATATTTATAGTTAGAATGCCAATATAAACGTATTCAATTGATGCCAATTTGTTGGGCATTAAATATAAATCATAAGTATTTTCTGCCAGACTAAGAATCTGCCCTTTCTGGCCCATCTGCCAAATGAAGTCACAGGCAGCAtatttaattagaaaaagaagATGGCTTCCTGCTTTCTGATAGGTAGTAAATTAAATGCAAATGTTAAAGGTCTTTTTTAACCTTCCCCTAAAATGCTTTGTGAACTATAAAGACTGAGTTGCAGCagaatatttgagaaataatattCAGAAGGCCAGTTACAAAACTACAGAAATTAAAAGATATACCCATTTAAAAGGGTATAAACAGTTCTTTAATGAATCATTGTCAGTTGTCCCTAatctttttgaaaagaaagatATAAGGACCATCTTTCCTTCTGATTCTTTGTTACTTAATGCTGCTGTAATAATGAGACATTTGGAAACTATTCCTGTCCATATGATTGAAATATGTACCACCCACCACAAGGTTTTATATTACATCTAAGTATTATCTTATAATTCTGGCAATGATAAATATTGTAATCCAGTTTCCACCTTGATACTTTTATGTattgttatttaaatacatatttttgtattcatTGGTAAGGAAGGTATATGTACGTATTCTAATGGATGAAAAACtggagagaaacaacaaactcATCCTAGTTTGATTACTGATAATTCTCCTTTAACAAGCAATCAGTTGTAAGTCAGATAGAACATTTTCCTAAGAAGCACTTCTCTGATTTAAGATTTCTTAATTCCTGTTTTCTCTTAGAGAATTTAGGAAATGATAGTAAATGTTCTGTTGCCCATCTCCACCTCTGTCATCCAGTGAATGATCAAATTAAAGCATAGTGGCATTATCTTTCCTTGTTAATACATTTAAACTTTTCCTTTCACCCACAAAATTTATTGTGCAGAAAGTGGGCTAGGACTAAATTACTTATGATCTCTTAGTGAAGAAAAGGCTTTTCTCAATGTGTATGAAGTTTAAAAATGCAATATGCAATAGGGCTTTTTTCAATATGCAGTATAATCAGTATGCAAGGAGTTATTGATTCCTTAAGTACTTTGTATGCATgcacatgaaaatgtgtaatTTGACCAGAACCATTTTATGTCTGAGGAGAAATTGGCAGTGATTTCTGACTAGGCtgtatgaaagaaaaatgaatcacaGTGAATAaacagggaaggggaaaagaggaagaaaggctgTATTTGAGGGACGAGGGGTGAATATTGGTTGGATTTCTTTCCCAAGCTATGGTAATGTGGCGTTAGTCATGTTAGCTACTGACCTGGTTGTCCTGATCCATTGTACTTAGGACTGGATCTCTACAAACTTGGTACTAATTCCATAAGTGCCAGTTCTATATTACTCAGTAAGCAACCTGTGTTACAAATGGAGAAGTTGGACTTTTGTTAGCATAACATATGTCTTCTATTAACATAGATAAGTGTCTACTTAATTATCCTTAGGCTTCTAGTTAGAGTCTCTCTAGCCACTTTTGGATTATTGACTAAAAAAGTGGCATGTTGAAAACAATTATCCCTTCCACCTCTACCTTTTCTGGGATACAGCAGTATCAGTTGGGGGTGGTGCCATGATGGTCTTATATTCTTCAGGGGTGGTACTTgaagtttcttggcaaagatccacAATCGTTGATAGAATTTAGAAgcaggaaaggaccttagagatattTTAGTagaccttattttacagaggaggagactgaaGCAATTAAGTGATTAGCCCAAGGTCACTTAGGTATTAATGcttgaggtaggattcaaactcatattTTCTGATTCTGAAATCCATTGTCTACACTAAATTATGTTACTAGATCTCATTCCTTAATAGGGTCTTTGTCATACCTGCATTGGTAATTTGTACAAGACACATAATACTGATAAAAATTAGTCTTTTCTGATACCTGAAATTGTCCAAGATAGCTAGAAAGACCACATCTCAACAATTGTCTCAAATTTGAGAATCTTTAGGAGGATTTATTTTATGACTGATCTCAATCTAGATTATTTTGCATAACCAGTTATTTGTGTTTGCTGGGCAAGTTCTCTGGTAAGTGCTAGAACTGTGTACATTGGACCATTCTTCTACCTCCAAATTCAACTGGAAATTCTATTTGTTAAAATTTATGGTTTTAATCAACAGATTAAACACCAAATGTTCATGAGCCACTTGTTAGATTTTGTGGGGGAAGCAAGAAAGTATGGAGAAGAGTTCCTGTCCTCAGATATGTAATCTATTGGGAAAATAGGATATTACATCTGTGACAAGTgaataaggaaggagagaattgagGTCAAATGATGAATAGTACAATAAGTTTCAGTAATTCACAGGAGACAGAGCATTTTCAGCTATGTGATTAGGAACATTGAACTTGTGCTGGGGCCTAAGGACTGTGGGAAAGTGGGATGTGTAATTGGGGAGGATCATGAAGGGAAGGGAGCATTCAAGCAAAGACCTGGAGGTAGGGACAGTCTGAATTGGAGTAGAGGGTTCCTTTTGAGGCTTTCGAGTATAAGAGCAATTTAAACTTTAGCATTGTGGAAGGCCCAGAATGCCAGGGTGTAAGGAATGTATATTTTGACCTATTTTGTACAAGGGATGACAAAGTATTTTAGGAAGAAAGAGTTAGATGATGTGCTGATTGAATTTGAAAGTGGAAGCCGGAATTGGACAACAAGTAGGGGAGAGCATAGGAAACTATGGGTCgttttgttttgcttgagttgaaattccttttcttttgtttaggATATTGATACTGGTGTATTAAGTGAAAATTCAGATGATTCAGTTTCAGACCAATTCAGTGTTGAGTTTGAAGTTGAGTCTATTGATTCAGATGATTATAGTCACAATGAAGAAGGACAAGAACTCACAGATGAAGATGATGAggtgggtttttaaaaacaaattacctACCAGAGAAACAGGTTAAGTGTTTTGATGTTTAGTGTCTTCTGTATAGCAAATGAAAATTTTGATTCCAATTTTTTAATATAGTGGTTCACTTAAAATCTGAAATTTCTTCTTTGTGTCCATCATTCATCATGCAGAAGAAAACCTCATATTTAATGTACTTGAAAGCATATAGTCTGCTTcccttttaactctgagaagtagATAGCACAAGCAGTATCGTTCCTGTTTTATATGTAAAGTTTAGAAAAGTAGCAGAGTTGGTCTGGACTCTGCTCTGCTCTAATGCTGTGCTTCTCTTTGGTTGGCAGTCACTTCTTCATTTTCAGAATGCAACTTAGATTAAATCTATAGAACTTTCTTGGATTAAATGAAGTAATGGATTTGTATTGATGGAGTTGTTTGGTCTTGTTTCAGATATACCAGGTAACTGTATATGAGGCAGAGGAGAGTGACACTGACTCATTTGATGAAGACCCTGAAATATCCTTAGCTGTAAGTATGAAATTCTGATTTCCTTTGATCCAGAAGATGGTAATAAGCATGAACTGGGGATTAGGGTTAGGAAGTTGTATCCATTCTTTATGAGATgtagatatttgtaaaatttatttttaacaatataCTATACACTAATGACTTAGGGCTGTAATCTATTATTACATATTGttatattttcatgttgttataattattgaaatgtaatttaaagatttttcttAATGCTCAGTTTTATATCACCCCTTATAGGATTTTCCGTTTCATTAATTAACTGATATTGAGATGAATTTTGCTACCCACAATTTCAAGTTTCAGAAGAAGCTGCTACAAGTTAAAAGTGGGATAGAGTTTGAATTGATGAAAAATAAGCTACAAAATCTTTTTGTTATTGTGAAACCCATTTTTTATCAAACAGACCAAATAAATTAGTGTGACCAGCATTTTTATTCCTAGCCATTTTAAAACTATTGAAACTAATTCTACTAATTATCTCATTGCAGGACTATTGGAAATGTACTTCCTGTGATAAGATGAATCCTCCACTTCCATCACATTGCCACAGGTGCTGGGCTCTGCGAGAGAATTGGCTTCCTGAGGAGAAAAGTGATATGTCTGCTGATAAAGGCAAACTAGAAAACCCAAcacagggggaggaagagggctTTGACTTGCcagattgtaaaaaaaataagatgaatgaCTCTCAAGATTCCAGTATtgaggaaaatgatgaaaaaataatacAGCTATCAGAATCCCAGGAAAGTGAGGATTATTCTCAGCCATCAACATCTAAAAGTATCATCTGTAGTAGTCAGGAAGATGCTAGAGATTTCGAGAGAGAAGAAGcacaagacaaagaaagaagtatGGAATCTATTCCCCCGAGCACTGTAGAGCCCTGTGTCATCTGTCAGAGCCGCCCTAAAAATGGTTGCATTGTCCATGGAAGGACAGGACATCTTATGGCATGTTTCACATGTGCTAAGAagctgaaaaagagaaataagccTTGTCCAGTGTGTAGGCAGCCAATTCAAATGATTGTAttaacttattttctttaaatatgataTCTTAAAAATGGAACCATATATCTTCATGTGTGTACATGTGGCTATGCATGTATGTTTTACTCTTTCTTTTAGAAGGAGAGACCGAATCTAAACTATGTTCACACATGGCTTGGAAAtgtgtttaaaattttatttttgtacactccctcccccccaagaaaatgaatattttaatctGTTTAGGTTACCTCTATAGTGCAATTTGCTTATTTGGGAAGAtcctttttattctcttcctttgggaaaaaaatattcaggtgtccattttttccatttgttgtttctgtttttcatttgaattatttatAGAGGCAGTtgggtatagtggatagagtgctaatcTGAAAGATTTAGATTCAAGTGCCACATTAGACACTTAAAACTTATTGAACCTAGACAAATCATTCAACTTTTCTGTGCCTTAATCAATTCCTAAGGTTTTTCTGCTAAATGAGATAAATTGAGTGTAAGTCATTTGACACTCATTGTGGATGTTGAAActacacatcttttttttttcttaattcaaacTTCCATTGTAATGTCAAACTCAAAAGTACACAAATGTTATAGGCAAGGATGATGCATTTGCCATGGACCCTGAACAGTGAGTAGCTTTACAGTAAATTAACAAGTTGACACAGCCACACAGAGTCACCTTTCAGCACTAATAGAATACATAACACCAAACACGCTGAATGGGTCTCATGAATATTTGCTTAAGACAGCTGTTAACTGACACCTGTTTGGTAAAAGTTGTACTTGATAGAAGTCTAATTTACATCCTTACTATACATTGCTTTTGAGATCTTAATTTATAAAAAGGCCAATACAGGATTTCAATTTGCATGGAACAGAAATACAATTGGCATattttgggaggagggggaaattcacaattaaaaaaaattattttttggaaattttatttaattagtcaatttagaacattattccttggttacaagaattatattctttccctctcctcccccacccattcccatagccgacgcacaattcaaatgggttttacttgtgtcctttatcagaacatatttccatgttgttgatgtttgcactaggatgttcatttagaatctacatctccaatcatatccccctagactcatgtaatcaagcagttgtttttcttctgtgtttctactttcacagtctttcctctgaatgtggatagatccctctgggttgttcaggaacactgcattgccactaatggagaagtccattacatttgattataccacagtgtatcagtctctgtgtataaggttctcctggttctgttcctttcactctgcatcaattcctggaggtcattccagttcacatagaattcctccagtttattgagcacaatagtattccatcaccaacagataccacaatttgttcagccattccccaattgaagggcatccccttatatTCCagtgttttgccaccacaaagagcatagctatgaatattcttgtacaagtctttttccttatctctttggggtataaacccagcagtgttatagcTGGACCAACGGgcaaggcagtcttttagcgccctttggtcatagttccaaattgccctccagaatggttggatcaattcacaactccaccagcaattcattaatgtcccgactttgcacatcccctccagcattcattactttcatttgctgtcatattagccagtctgcttggtgtgaggtgatacctcagagttgttttgatttgcatctctgattataagagatttagaacactttttcatgtgcttattaatagttttggtttctttgactggaaattgcctattcatgtcccttgcctgtttatcaattggagaatggcttgatttttttggtacaattgatttagctctttataaatttgagtaattagacctttgtcagaggttttagttatgaagatttttttccaatttgttgcttcccttcta contains these protein-coding regions:
- the MDM2 gene encoding E3 ubiquitin-protein ligase Mdm2 isoform X1; this translates as MCNTKMSSDTDGALSTSQMPASEQEALVRPKPLLLKLLKFAGAQKDTFTMKEVLFYLGQYIMSKQLYDKKQQHIVYCSDDLLGDLFGVPSFSVKEHRRLYAMISRNLIAVNQQQEPAFPNTSRNETRCQLEIASGQKESVQELQEEKPSPNLNSRPTTSSRRRTLSETEENLDELPGERHRKRHKSDSISLPFDESCALCVISEICCERSNSSDSTEIPSSPDIDTGVLSENSDDSVSDQFSVEFEVESIDSDDYSHNEEGQELTDEDDEIYQVTVYEAEESDTDSFDEDPEISLADYWKCTSCDKMNPPLPSHCHRCWALRENWLPEEKSDMSADKGKLENPTQGEEEGFDLPDCKKNKMNDSQDSSIEENDEKIIQLSESQESEDYSQPSTSKSIICSSQEDARDFEREEAQDKERSMESIPPSTVEPCVICQSRPKNGCIVHGRTGHLMACFTCAKKLKKRNKPCPVCRQPIQMIVLTYFL
- the MDM2 gene encoding E3 ubiquitin-protein ligase Mdm2 isoform X2 encodes the protein MCNTKMSSDTDGALSTSQMPASEQEALVRPKPLLLKLLKFAGAQKDTFTMKEVLFYLGQYIMSKQLYDKKQQHIVYCSDDLLGDLFGVPSFSVKEHRRLYAMISRNLIAVNQQQEPAFPNTSRNETRCQLEIASGQKESVQELQEEKPSPNLNSRPTTSSRRRTLSETENLDELPGERHRKRHKSDSISLPFDESCALCVISEICCERSNSSDSTEIPSSPDIDTGVLSENSDDSVSDQFSVEFEVESIDSDDYSHNEEGQELTDEDDEIYQVTVYEAEESDTDSFDEDPEISLADYWKCTSCDKMNPPLPSHCHRCWALRENWLPEEKSDMSADKGKLENPTQGEEEGFDLPDCKKNKMNDSQDSSIEENDEKIIQLSESQESEDYSQPSTSKSIICSSQEDARDFEREEAQDKERSMESIPPSTVEPCVICQSRPKNGCIVHGRTGHLMACFTCAKKLKKRNKPCPVCRQPIQMIVLTYFL